One window from the genome of Actinoplanes teichomyceticus ATCC 31121 encodes:
- the fdh gene encoding formate dehydrogenase — translation MGVRTWIEGWPVYRQLTGTDPLGRGAAAQSARSRSLTARTETADSMARSVCPYCAVGCGQRIYVKDGEVVQIEGDPDSPISKGRLCPKGSASKSLVTSERRQKKVLYRRPYGTDWEELDLETAMDMIADRVLEAREETWEDVDSEGRPLNRTLGISSLGGATLDNEENYLIKKLFTAMGALQIENQARIUHSATVPGLGTSFGRGGATGFLQDLANADCIIIQGSNMAEAHPVGFQYVVEAKNRGAKVIHVDPRFTRTSALAHTYVPVRAGADIAFLGGVINYILGNELDFREYVLAYTNASTIVSEDFRDTEDLGGLFSGFDPQTRAYDQSSWAYEGQQEDDSVQSHGESHVDRETASGLEQESHGPPVPADVPRDPTLQHPRCVYQILKRHYARYTPELVERVCGVPRDKFLEVCQAWTANSGRERTTALVYSVGWTQHSVGVQYIRTGAIIQLLLGNMGRPGGGVMALRGHASIQGSTDIPTLFNLLPGYLPMPHHRQHETFRQWVNSIRHPDQKGFWAEAEAYAVSLLKAYWGDAATAANDWGFGWLPRLTGDHGTYQQVLDMIDGKIRGYFLLGQNPAVGSAHGKAQRLGMANLDWLVVRDLFMIESATFWKDGPEVGTGEIVPEQCRTEVFFMPAASHAEKEGTFTQTHRLLQWREKAVEPPGDCRSELWFFYHLGRRLRERLAGSTLPRDQALLRLAWDYPVHGAYAEPSGEDVLKEINGYDVATGAPVPNFTALKADGSTACGCWIYSGVYKDGVNQAARRKPGSEQDWVAAQWGWAWPSDRRTLYNRASADPQGRPWSERKKYVWWDPAAGEWTGYDVPDFEKTKAPDYRPPEGATGVAAIAGDDAFIMQGDGKGWLYAPAGLIDGPLPTHYEPAESMVRNPLYPQQANPTRKLYDRSENPTNPSSPDRHAEVFPYVFSTSRLTEHHTAGGMSRQLAYLSELQPEMFVEVSPELAAERGLEHLGWAHVVTARAAIEARVMVTDRLAPLRVDGRVLHQIWMPYHWGSSGLVTGDSANDLIGIVLDPNVLIQESKVGTCDIQPGRRPVGPQLLAYVDEYRRRAGLTTRGHGA, via the coding sequence TGCGCACCTGGATCGAGGGCTGGCCGGTCTACCGGCAGCTCACCGGGACCGATCCGCTGGGTCGGGGCGCCGCCGCGCAGTCCGCGCGGTCGAGGAGCCTGACCGCGCGCACCGAGACCGCCGACTCGATGGCCCGCTCCGTCTGCCCCTACTGCGCCGTCGGCTGCGGGCAGCGGATCTACGTCAAGGACGGCGAGGTCGTCCAGATCGAGGGCGACCCGGACAGCCCGATCTCCAAGGGCCGGCTGTGCCCGAAGGGCTCGGCCAGCAAGAGCCTGGTGACCAGCGAGCGGCGGCAGAAGAAGGTGCTCTACCGCCGCCCCTACGGCACCGACTGGGAAGAGCTCGACCTGGAGACCGCGATGGACATGATCGCGGACCGGGTGCTCGAGGCCCGCGAGGAGACCTGGGAGGACGTCGACTCCGAGGGCCGCCCGCTGAACCGCACGCTGGGCATCTCCAGCCTCGGTGGGGCCACTCTCGACAACGAAGAGAACTACCTGATCAAGAAGCTGTTCACGGCGATGGGCGCGTTGCAGATTGAGAATCAGGCGCGGATTTGACACTCCGCCACCGTTCCCGGTCTGGGGACCAGCTTCGGCCGTGGCGGGGCCACCGGATTCCTTCAGGATCTGGCTAACGCCGACTGCATCATCATCCAGGGCTCCAACATGGCGGAGGCCCACCCGGTGGGCTTCCAGTACGTGGTGGAGGCGAAGAACCGCGGCGCCAAGGTGATCCATGTCGACCCGCGGTTCACCCGGACCAGCGCGCTCGCGCACACCTATGTGCCGGTGCGCGCCGGGGCGGACATCGCCTTCCTGGGCGGGGTGATCAACTACATTCTCGGCAACGAGCTGGACTTCCGGGAGTACGTGCTGGCGTACACCAACGCGTCCACGATCGTCAGCGAGGACTTCCGGGACACCGAGGACCTCGGCGGGCTGTTCTCCGGCTTCGACCCGCAGACCCGGGCGTACGACCAGTCGAGCTGGGCGTACGAGGGGCAGCAGGAGGACGACTCGGTCCAGAGCCACGGGGAGTCGCACGTCGACCGGGAGACCGCTTCCGGGCTGGAGCAGGAGTCGCACGGCCCGCCGGTGCCCGCCGACGTGCCGCGTGACCCGACGCTGCAGCACCCCCGGTGCGTCTACCAGATCCTCAAACGGCACTACGCCCGCTACACCCCGGAACTGGTGGAGCGGGTCTGCGGGGTGCCGCGGGACAAGTTCCTCGAGGTCTGCCAGGCGTGGACGGCGAACTCCGGCCGGGAGCGCACCACCGCGCTGGTCTACTCGGTGGGCTGGACCCAGCACAGCGTCGGTGTGCAGTACATCCGCACCGGCGCGATCATCCAGCTGCTGCTGGGCAACATGGGCCGGCCCGGCGGCGGGGTGATGGCGCTGCGCGGGCACGCCAGCATCCAGGGCTCGACCGACATCCCGACCCTGTTCAATCTGCTGCCCGGCTACCTGCCGATGCCGCACCACCGCCAGCACGAGACGTTCCGGCAGTGGGTGAACTCCATCCGCCACCCGGACCAGAAGGGCTTCTGGGCCGAGGCCGAGGCGTACGCGGTCAGCCTGCTCAAGGCCTACTGGGGCGACGCGGCCACGGCGGCCAACGACTGGGGTTTCGGCTGGCTACCCCGGCTCACCGGCGATCACGGCACCTACCAGCAGGTGCTCGACATGATCGACGGGAAGATCCGGGGGTACTTCCTGCTCGGGCAGAACCCGGCGGTCGGCTCCGCGCACGGCAAGGCGCAGCGGCTCGGCATGGCGAACCTGGACTGGCTCGTGGTCCGCGACCTGTTCATGATCGAGAGCGCCACGTTCTGGAAGGACGGCCCCGAGGTCGGCACCGGCGAGATCGTTCCGGAGCAGTGCCGCACCGAGGTGTTCTTCATGCCGGCCGCCTCGCACGCCGAGAAGGAGGGCACCTTCACCCAGACCCACCGGCTGCTGCAATGGCGGGAGAAGGCGGTCGAGCCGCCCGGCGACTGCCGCTCCGAACTGTGGTTCTTCTACCACCTGGGCCGCCGGCTCCGGGAGCGGCTGGCCGGCTCCACACTGCCCCGCGACCAGGCGCTGCTCCGGCTGGCCTGGGACTACCCGGTGCACGGCGCGTACGCCGAGCCCAGCGGCGAGGACGTGCTCAAGGAGATCAACGGGTACGACGTCGCCACCGGCGCCCCGGTGCCGAACTTCACCGCGCTCAAGGCGGACGGCTCCACCGCGTGCGGGTGCTGGATCTACTCCGGCGTCTACAAGGACGGGGTGAACCAGGCCGCCCGGCGCAAGCCCGGTTCGGAGCAGGACTGGGTGGCCGCCCAGTGGGGCTGGGCGTGGCCGTCCGACCGCCGTACCCTCTACAACCGCGCCTCCGCCGACCCGCAGGGCCGGCCCTGGTCGGAGCGGAAGAAGTACGTGTGGTGGGACCCGGCGGCCGGCGAGTGGACCGGTTACGACGTGCCCGACTTCGAGAAGACGAAGGCGCCGGACTACCGCCCGCCGGAGGGCGCCACCGGTGTCGCGGCGATCGCCGGTGACGACGCGTTCATCATGCAGGGCGACGGGAAGGGCTGGCTGTACGCCCCGGCCGGGCTGATCGACGGACCGCTGCCGACGCACTACGAGCCGGCCGAGTCGATGGTCCGCAACCCGCTCTACCCGCAGCAGGCCAACCCGACCCGCAAGCTCTACGACCGGTCCGAGAACCCGACCAACCCGAGCTCGCCGGATCGGCACGCCGAGGTCTTCCCGTACGTGTTCAGCACCAGCCGGCTGACCGAGCACCACACCGCGGGCGGCATGAGCCGGCAGCTGGCGTACCTCTCCGAGCTGCAGCCGGAGATGTTCGTCGAGGTGTCCCCGGAGCTGGCCGCCGAGCGCGGGCTGGAGCACCTGGGCTGGGCGCACGTCGTCACCGCCCGGGCCGCGATCGAGGCCCGGGTGATGGTGACCGACCGGCTCGCCCCGCTGCGCGTCGACGGCCGGGTCCTGCACCAGATCTGGATGCCGTACCACTGGGGCAGCTCCGGGCTGGTCACCGGGGACTCGGCGAACGACCTGATCGGCATCGTGCTCGATCCGAACGTGCTGATCCAGGAGAGCAAGGTGGGCACCTGCGACATCCAGCCGGGACGCCGGCCGGTCGGTCCGCAACTGCTGGCGTACGTCGACGAGTACCGCCGACGGGCCGGTCTGACGACGAGGGGGCACGGCGCGTGA